Proteins encoded in a region of the Sugiyamaella lignohabitans strain CBS 10342 chromosome B, complete sequence genome:
- the YPK3 gene encoding putative protein kinase YPK3: MTTVFLFDETEYIDGPVDGPGPFQGRPRNFSRSSQNFVFLDEGDHSPVLDDRGVCETGIDDTHEGANGVDIGSGLRAGEDPCDGDLVSKFTKVTINGPPPSSSASSDDDTLAELPSRSQPISVTPSKLTASLSSSQGQDFQALTPPGTSYHRLGKSFEVGIDKNYVSSFAAAASRKMKPDDFEPLKVLGQGAYGKVLLVRERKTGKLYAQKQLKKASMVIEDKKVEQTKSERSILESVRHHYIVRLFYALQDHHKLYLILEYAQGGELFTHLASEKMFSEDVAAFYVAEMVLALHHLHANVGVVYRDLKPENCLLDADGHLVLTDFGLSKVAEDGSTCNSLLGTPEYMAPEILLGKEYDYAVDWWSLGAVCYDLMTGSPPFTGNNHQKIIDKITKSKLNLPYYLSADAKDLLTRLLRKDPRRRLGYKDIEVIKKHRYFRKLDWKKLEVRHPDLIPPIIPIITNPVLAENFSSEFVDMALTPDTHYHNVPVPAGAGLFQGFSYTASRSFIDNVPITVHRDI; this comes from the coding sequence ATGACGACGGTTTTTCTGTTTGACGAGACTGAGTATATCGACGGTCCTGTAGATGGCCCTGGACCCTTCCAGGGCCGACCACGGAACTTTTCGCGAAGTTCGCAGAATTTTGTGTTTCTGGATGAAGGAGACCACAGTCCGGTCTTAGATGATAGGGGAGTTTGTGAGACTGGTATCGACGATACACATGAGGGTGCTAATGGCGTTGATATTGGATCTGGTTTGCGAGCTGGTGAGGATCCATGTGATGGAGATCTGGTGAGCAAGTTCACAAAAGTGACTATTAAtggaccaccaccatccaGTTCTGCCAGTTCGGACGATGACACGCTTGCTGAGCTTCCCAGTCGGTCACAACCTATTTCAGTGACCCCTTCTAAACTCACTGCATCACTCAGTTCTTCACAAGGTCAGGATTTCCAAGCCCTGACTCCTCCTGGAACTAGTTATCATAGACTGGGAAAGTCGTTTGAAGTCGGCATCGACAAAAACTACGTTTCGAGTtttgccgctgctgcttcaagAAAAATGAAACCTGATGATTTCGAGCCTTTAAAAGTACTTGGCCAGGGCGCTTATGGCAAAGTATTGCTTGtcagagaaagaaaaactGGTAAACTTTATGCTCAGAAACAGCTCAAGAAAGCATCTATGGTTATTGAAGATAAGAAAGTCGAACAGACAAAGTCGGAACGATCGATTCTGGAATCAGTTCGTCACCATTATATTGTACGACTGTTTTATGCCCTGCAAGACCACCATAAACTGTACCTGATCCTTGAATATGCTCAAGGTGGTGAACTATTTACACATTTGGCATCTGAGAAGATGTTTTCAGAAGACGTTGCTGCATTTTATGTAGCTGAGATGGTGCTAGCATTGCATCATTTACACGCCAATGTCGGAGTGGTGTACCGAGATTTGAAGCCCGAGAACTGTTTACTTGACGCTGACGGTCATTTGGTGCTGACGGATTTTGGTCTGAGTAAAGTTGCTGAAGACGGATCCACGTGCAATTCGCTTTTGGGAACTCCCGAGTACATGGCACCGGAAATCCTACTTGGCAAAGAGTACGACTACGCTGTCGACTGGTGGTCTCTTGGAGCAGTATGCTATGATCTGATGACCGGCAGTCCTCCATTTACTGGTAACAACCATCAAAAGATCATTGACAAGATCACCAAATCCAAACTCAACCTCCCATATTATCTATCAGCCGACGCCAAAGATCTCCTGACGCGATTATTACGCAAAGATCCACGTCGTCGTTTGGGATATAAAGACATTGAGGTGATTAAAAAGCACCGATATTTCCGCAAACTGGACTGGAAAAAGCTCGAGGTGCGACACCCCGATCTGATCCCGCCCATCATCCCCATCATCACAAATCCCGTCCTTGCCGAGAACTTCTCGTCAGAATTCGTCGACATGGCCCTCACGCCCGACACCCACTACCACAACGTGCCAGTccctgctggtgccggCCTCTTCCAAGGCTTCTCCTACACTGCCAGCCGAAGCTTCATAGACAACGTCCCAATCACCGTCCACCGCGACATCTGA